A window of Bombus terrestris chromosome 4, iyBomTerr1.2, whole genome shotgun sequence genomic DNA:
actTCATCAAATCAAAACAAATTCGATATTTCAATATCTCATGAATGAAAAGACTTTCGAAAATTTTGTCGCTTTTTCAATAGATGAAGAATTAATAGCATGTATAACACGTAACACTTTCTCTAAACATTTTAAagatagtgtaactttttaatcCTCTTGAATAGTGTGTACACGCGTAAATTATACTTACCGCACGTAGTActaacaataaaatttcaaatggaCTTTGTGCTCTTTCCTTTCTTGAAAAAGCCGATCCTACGATCATTCTAGTGCCTTACACGAGAAGTGTTTCATTTTGAAAAAGGAGATAGCTGCGTAACGACACTACCGTTGCAACAATAACGCAAAATTTCTATTCGAATGGTGAAACTAAAATTATCTTCACTCGCCAGTTTAAAATTAACACATTCTGAGAAAAATATTTCCCGAGTTAGTCTGTTGCGTAAAGAAGATATAGCTTGTCGatcgaataaaatagaatagaaatagcctgtcttaataaattttcaggGTTTACAAAATTGACTTTCCATTAACAATACAATAGCACGATTCTAGTCAATATACAATAGTTTTGAGAATATGCACATCCCGTTTATCAGTATTAAAACTTCTGCGGAAGAAAAAACTATCAGAAAAGCTATTACATGTGTAACTAActaatttgtatttcatttatatttaagcGAAATAACGGTTCGAAACGCACAGcaaaattttgtagaatttgGTATATTTGCAAAAGTTACAGGAAAATAATGAATTGTGTATTCTGCTGCAAAATCTCctgatttttatttcaattgaaaaatttaagaaaaagcgAGACGAGAAACTCTGAAAGGTGTGCCTAAGTGTTTAAATCTGACTGTCGTGTAATCGTTTGCTGCAttaatactaatttaaataCGTTAATAATACGCGTTAATTATGCATAGaatcaaataataaaagaattaacgCAATGGAAAAATTGATAACGAAAGTGGAAAAATTGgtcgaagcaggaatcgagatACGTCGCAAATTATTATACAGAATCGATAAGATTTTCATCAAcattttaacaataatttttaaagatacAGAATAAAGATAATTGCTTAATGATTTTTcggattatttaattttccatttgcCAGCAGAGACGTTTTAGTGCTTATGAATGGGAGTGTACATGCAACTAATTACGTACTATGTATTTAATACGTAAATTTAACACATACTTAGAACGTTTGTATATAAGCGGACGCCCAAAAATGCTTCATAAAATCGTATTTTCTAACGTTGCAAGCAAAGGCATTATAGGTTGTGAAGacaacataaaatatttattcaggCTATATTCACGCCTTTTGGATGAACAATGGCGAACGATTATGTTGGCACAGTGTGGTTAGAagttatagaaattattatttaatgacgaaaaaatttgtacaattattatgaatgaaaaaataaaagaaaaatatgcgaACTGAAAGGTGATAGGTTTCCAATCTAatgttttcaaaaatttgtcCGCTTACGAGAAATACGACCcttcttaaattaattttagttaaacaatgtgtaaaaattaagaatgaaaaattatttcttaagcGAGCTTTAGAACGAATACGAACGTGAATttgataagaaagaaaagagattttgcaaataattttgCTTCGCTTTATCAAACATTTTTTGCTTTATGAATCTCATTGCGACAATTATATTCTAATTAAGATAAGTTGTATCATAAATgatgtaaataaaaaagaacaacaGTAGGTCCAAATAATTGACTAacagttaatttaaaaaagaaaaaccttGAATggtgaatattttaattcacgAATTAAATAGTTTGAACCGAGATTAttcaaaagtatttgaatacagaatttgcaatttttataatacgaAACTTCAAGGTTTTTACTAGATCAATCGTTTCGTAGTGCTCCAATGTAAAAAGcatgatgtatatatatatatatgtttttgttGTCTGTgtaaaaaaaagtatttaacaaattgttaaagataacgtaaaatgttatttaaaataatactgCAAACTCATCGATATAGGCAAATGATATAGGTGCGTTACATTTTTAATGGCaatataattaacattattCTCAATGAATCTCTTGAAACCTGTAATTTACTGAGAAGAAAACTCGCATCAAGTTTTTCACTTAGATGAACGTAGATCAAGGGTAATAAGTTACAAAATGTTGTACATTCGATTCTATTTGCGAAATAAAATTTAgccaaatttatataaataacagCTTTAATTAACGTCGTTGtaacttttatcatttttatcgcATGGTTTCTCGGTATAATTGTTCATACTTAAGTAAACGATTTCTTATTAAACAATTGTACGATGCCGTAATTAtttcgtattaattatttttaaaatgaataacTATATCGTTCCCGAAACCTTTTGATGGAATTGAAAATATACGGTATAACAAAGTATGTTTAATACACTGAAATTTTACGTCACGAAACTGCGAACATTTTACAACTTTCCCTTGATCGATAAAAGGAATCAttgaaatgatatatatattgtatatacagCAAACGCGTCTTCAACATTTATACAGCGATCcaatgtaaatgtatataaaagtgcTCTACAATATGCTGTACTATATAAAAAAGTGATTTCCTATAAAAATAATCGtggtagaaataaatattttttaagaatcaGCGATCTGTTGAATTAACGAACTAACAGGAAActtaatagaaaaatacatttactggataaagatttgttttattgtatttcttattattgttgataaaacgaataataatgAATATTGATAAAATCGCGCAAGACCTCAAACTACGAAgacaaattatttatatgatcttaaaattaaaattacaattttcggTCTTTTGGACGGTATAGAGAAGAACATTTAATCTACTTATAAGAAATCACTTCTTTTTCACTTATACCACTTATTTTGGAATGTACCGTATGTAGACGTACGATTGCGCCAATAGCGATACTAGCaatgttattattactattattatgattattaataATGGTAAAATAATACCGAATATGAATAAAAGGGTTTGTAACGAGAATTATAATTAGTAGGTGTAATAAAGAGTAATAGAAATATTGATTAAGAGCGGCATTGTAAAGAAGAACAATGGTATTATTAGTCATCTCTTTGAGAGCTCGTAATGCTATTTTCAATATAACTGTATTCAATAATAATAGGCAGAGTAATGATACTTATGGCGATGATTATGTATACAGAACTGCAACAGAGTTCTCGCCTTTCATttttacgaaagaaagaaatatatgaaGCTGCAAATTTTTACGTGATTTTGTTACTTAATTTACCTTTCGGCTACCAAGCAACaatatttcttccatttttatcAGGTCATCGTGACAGATGAAACGACCGAATTCTtagcaaaaaaaagaaagacaactTTCGACGTTTATCTCGATTTAAGttagttaaaatattaatacttcTCATTTACAGACCTCGAACATTATTACTATCACGAAACTCCGAACGATTTTACGTGTTATATGTTTGAAATCATTTTACGTCACTTTACGCGCTACAAATACGAATTTTTTACTTTCTAGACGCGTATGTCCTTTTACACGAATAAAGAGGAAAATATGGGATGGAGAAGGATTAATGCAGAAATACAACGAGtgataaattgtttaaaaaatttaaattcctCTCGCATCTATTCTACATTGAACTTTCGTTTACTCGTACAGCACATTTTCGTATATACATGATTATAACACACTTCATTCGTACAGACAAAACACGCATACATTGTAACACTAGACAATACTACGTACGCTATCTTTTGTAATAGGAATAATAAACTTCGAGTTTAAAAACTTCGAGTTGCCCCAAATTAGAAAAGTTTCACTTCTTCCTATACATTCACGATTTCTATTTAGACATAATTATTGTTCAAGCACGGTAATTATGCATTTGTGGAAACGACTGTCAAGTATCAATTATCTTTAACAACGTCATTCTTTGCTCCTTTGATTATAAACTAATGACATTTAATGGCGTAACTGTAAACTTCTTAATTAGAAGAAAAGATATCCTAAAAGACGTTCCTAAAAGAAATTCGAATAACTCGATCTCCACTTCTTGTAACTGCTTATGAAGAAACAATAACAGAGAATGAACAATATATTAATACTAGCAGtcatcaaaatattatttatgcaaataacattaattactattataatAATGAAGAAGAATGAACTGATAAAATACTATCCGTGTAACGTAATCgcacaattatttaaatattcgttcGAATGATGTTCGTGCGAATTGGAAAAGTCTATGGTTCAGAGATAGACAGTTCGACCACACTTTGTACAAAATACTTTGTACAAAAATAATAGCTGCAGACACGAACTATAGCCTATagtttattcaaatatatacataattgaaggTCGGATGAAATCAAGGCAAACTGTCTCTCATTGATGTTTTAGAAAAAATACTGGCTTCACGTGTACAGAGGGTGTAATTTGTTGGAATGTACGAAATGATCAAATGTTGTAATAAGCGTATTATTCACGTCCTTTGTCATTCCTTTACCGGGAAATGTTCAACTCTTTTTCTGTGGAAGAATCAATGCCAACAATCCTCCAACTGAAAGTAATCGAacagttaattattattaatcaaaCTTGATTTGGTATAAGGAAAACAGGCAAATGAGCAAAGGAACTGGACGAGTTGAAAGGAATAAAAACGTTTACTTACAGATCACTATACTGCCGACCAAAAAGATTGGCACCTCGCAGCTGATGTCGAGCAACATTCCAAAGGCTAAATTGCTGGCGATCGCGCCAATTCTGCCAAAACAGGTCATCATACAAATCGCAACGGCGCCTACATGCGTCGGAAATATGTCAACCACTATGCTGCTGATCACGAAATTTGCCGTGACTATCGTCAACGAGAACATGCAGCTCACCATTAAAATTTGCAAGGAGGATTCGACGAAGTATATCGCGAAGCCAAACATTCCAGCTAACAACATGGTTGTTACTGAAACAGAAAGGAATTGtgcaatttttaaatgaaacctCGAGGGTTTGTAATACGTTTGTAGTATAAGTAATACGATGAACActtatggaatattttaaaattattctcgCTATAAGGGAAGTTAgttaagataaaaagaaaattaaaaaatgatcaaTTCTCTATCTATCTTTTCTATCACTTTGTTGTTTTATAGATAATTGCGTAAActtttctgtaaaaaaaattcTCACACGCTTTTCCCATCTAATTCAACAAATTCGTTTcaatgtaaatatttcaaatttacctgGAATTGTCCGTCGGCCAACACGATTTGCCAAATATCCAGATGCGATGTTGCCAACCAAGCAAAATGCGTTGATCGTCAATGAATTGATGAAAACCATCTCGTCCATGTTAGAAGAACAATCGGTCTCAGTCGTCGAGTTAATTAAAACGTTCGTTGAATTAAGCGAAATATTTGACGCTGGCGTCACAGTAGCTTGCAGGTCACTTTCTTGGATTAGTTTACAAACGCTTACACTTCGATTGGGATGTAAGTGTTGGTAGCTTTCAAAACGATTGAACAGCTCTGGTAACCATAAACCGAATCCATAGTATCTGAAAAATGAtaagatgaattttatttagTAAAGGATATAATAACGTAATTGACCAGTTAAAAAATTCTTGGACAATTTATTTAGTAGATTAAGATACCGAATCCTTCATTAAATTATACAGAGAATTCCACAGGTTTCtatgcaaatatttaatatatacatcTTTCTTGATTTTTATGTTAATTAGCGTAAAAAACGTCTATTTAATCCGACAATCAAACGAGAAGACGTTCTGTTAATATGGAATTGATTAACAATATATCCAATctcaaaattacttttttcttaCACAAAGTAATATAATTGTCTGGTATTATTCGTATTTCTGCTTTCTCTGTTTCTATCTATGAAATATGAGAATATGCAATACTATGACAAGTATTTTGTATTACAAAATTGTAGCAAATATCACAAGCACATTAAGATTGTTAACGGGCTAGAATTTAATTAAAGTGTGGCAAAATTGCATCTGCGATATGATTTATGAACAGCTTACCCGCACATATTCGCAAAGTAAATAGTCCAACAGAGAAGCGCGTATTTCAAAAGTGGCGGTGACGCAAGCGAACGCATCTGTTGCCAAATATTTTTCAGCAATTCCATTAGTACTGTGGACGCGGAGAAAGAcgttttattaacattattaatattcatCGTATCATCGGACAACAAGACTTTTACCTGAAACACAAGTACAACATCGTTAGACACGAATTTATTCTCTTCgtcatatttttacatatacatgGGCGTTCGGCTACAGGTGTCAGGAAATTCAACGAGTGATTCTTGAAGCTGAAATAAAACGAAGATCAATAATAAAAAAGACTGCGTTTTCGGCTTTGGTTTTTAGTTATTGACAATTACAAAATCGGCTAAAATGCCCCTGCacgcgagcaaacctccttacacgaacgaaaggaGGTCAGCCTAAGCCGCGGGGCGCACAGTGATCCTCAATCCCAACGATACATGAACGGCAGCTTACCTCGTACAGGTCGTAGAGAAGACCATCGTATTCAGAAATTTTAACGTACCGTAATGGTTGAGTTATATTGCAAAATGTCTTTGCGCTGGATATAATCATGTTGCGATATTTTTCGGCGTATAAACATCGCGCTTTCGCGCTATTACCGTCCGCCGCATCGTAACAAATGTACGTGTCCGAAAGTTCTCTAAATGTatacattttgtaataaatatggcCACAATATAAATACTGCTACACTATATACAACACTCACAACGCACATAACATGCTCAGTATATACTCGATACTCTATGGCACACGCAATATAACCAAGTAACGCTCTAACTTAATATTTTCAGTTCTGTGAAAGTTTTTCGTCGATTGTCGGAATGATTCTGTTCATTCAAAACTGTTCTACTCTCTTGCTTCGAGATGTGTAAAACATGGGAATGTAGAGTTCATTTCGAACTCTTTGCCAATGCTTTCACCTTCTTTGTATAACTCTGAATTATCCAGCTACAGTCATGAAATTTGAGAAGTTCTTTTTAAAAGCAAGGATGTGGTATTGAGGAAGCGAACAGACTATGCATCAGATGTGTTTTAAAAAAGCGCAAACTTGCACAATCTTCGAGCTTCACATAGCTATAGTTTTGTTCTTGATTTTCGCCTTATTTCAGCTTCAAGCATTTAAATTTCCTGACACCTGCACCCGAACACCCTGTATGTTTGATATTCTCTACTTTGAtaaggaaataaaattaaaaaattaaaaatcacaatGTATAAATAGATGTAGTAATTTTGATAAGAATATTTgtcaataaataatattgccttaaattacaaaataggcgatattaaaaaaaaaaaatagaaattaaacaattgaaagattaattaatttatcaattgtTAATTTTGCTGATAGCAAATATGATGACGATACTGATTCGACAGTGTCTGTGCTTTCCATTGCAATTTTTACTATTCGGTATGGGTAatgttgttaatttaaaaattattaagttGCATCGATGCTTACGGGATAGTCGTCCTCGTTACGGCCAGTGTTTATCGCGTAGATTTTTCGCAAAATTGCCAGTGCTTCGTCCGTTTTTCCCTGAGAGACCAAAAATTTCGGACTTTCAGGATATCTGGTCGCGATCAAAGTTACCATTAACGATGGTATTCCAATAATAGCCAGAAAGAGTCGCCAAGAATTATACAACATGCCATTGAATCGAAGGGATATTGGCAGCGGTATGATAATCCAAGCCAAACCTAACAAACAGAAAAAGTCCTTATATAGTTCTATAACAATTTCTATGTGTaacatatttaagaaatattattatgaaattgttCTAAACATTTGATCAATGTTCTTTCAATTAGATTATTACGTACCAAAATTATTAATGactaaaaaatttcatattaaatttactagttaattatttaattttatttgttattattatagttatttattatttaaatagtaGTACTGATAAATAAGTGTTTTACAAGACTGTAAACGTTTCTTACCAGGCAATATCAACCACGATAGGGTCCAGAAGAATCCTACGTAACAGATAGCTTTTACTCTATGTTTGGCTGCGTGGAATTCACCAAGATACGTATAAACTAGAGAACCAGGAGCACCCATGCTACAGCCAAAGAGtaatcgttaaaaaataatatacataaattataataaataatattaacatataacacAAAATCCTTTTTGCAAGTTCATGCGTTTATTACGAACACGCGACTTGTGTAAAAGTCGTATTAACTTTGCGAAGCGATTAcaaaaattcatatattatcgaaattgtagggaataatacaaaataacgaAAGATACATTGTAGATTGAAATAAACTTTAAGTtcgaatttcttcttcttttttgcggttttattatatgtaaaaatgCGCACGATACTATGAACTGACTAGATATATAATgtgatatttattacataatatgtaat
This region includes:
- the LOC100652273 gene encoding synaptic vesicle glycoprotein 2C isoform X1, whose amino-acid sequence is MVNQVASLSYIVENNAGKESAADFEKAIKLCGYGKFHYGFVLLCGAMFLCVGCQNGINAYILPSAECDLDLSSEQKGLLNVAFLLGGVVSSLFWGVFADAYGRRYILLLTLLSDSILSIGGSFSQSFKVLLIFRALSGFFMGAPGSLVYTYLGEFHAAKHRVKAICYVGFFWTLSWLILPGLAWIIIPLPISLRFNGMLYNSWRLFLAIIGIPSLMVTLIATRYPESPKFLVSQGKTDEALAILRKIYAINTGRNEDDYPVKVLLSDDTMNINNVNKTSFSASTVLMELLKNIWQQMRSLASPPLLKYALLCWTIYFANMCGYYGFGLWLPELFNRFESYQHLHPNRSVSVCKLIQESDLQATVTPASNISLNSTNVLINSTTETDCSSNMDEMVFINSLTINAFCLVGNIASGYLANRVGRRTIPVTTMLLAGMFGFAIYFVESSLQILMVSCMFSLTIVTANFVISSIVVDIFPTHVGAVAICMMTCFGRIGAIASNLAFGMLLDISCEVPIFLVGSIVIFGGLLALILPQKKS
- the LOC100652273 gene encoding synaptic vesicle glycoprotein 2C isoform X2, giving the protein MVNQVASLSYIVGYGKFHYGFVLLCGAMFLCVGCQNGINAYILPSAECDLDLSSEQKGLLNVAFLLGGVVSSLFWGVFADAYGRRYILLLTLLSDSILSIGGSFSQSFKVLLIFRALSGFFMGAPGSLVYTYLGEFHAAKHRVKAICYVGFFWTLSWLILPGLAWIIIPLPISLRFNGMLYNSWRLFLAIIGIPSLMVTLIATRYPESPKFLVSQGKTDEALAILRKIYAINTGRNEDDYPVKVLLSDDTMNINNVNKTSFSASTVLMELLKNIWQQMRSLASPPLLKYALLCWTIYFANMCGYYGFGLWLPELFNRFESYQHLHPNRSVSVCKLIQESDLQATVTPASNISLNSTNVLINSTTETDCSSNMDEMVFINSLTINAFCLVGNIASGYLANRVGRRTIPVTTMLLAGMFGFAIYFVESSLQILMVSCMFSLTIVTANFVISSIVVDIFPTHVGAVAICMMTCFGRIGAIASNLAFGMLLDISCEVPIFLVGSIVIFGGLLALILPQKKS
- the LOC100652273 gene encoding synaptic vesicle glycoprotein 2C isoform X3 gives rise to the protein MVNQVASLSYIVGGVVSSLFWGVFADAYGRRYILLLTLLSDSILSIGGSFSQSFKVLLIFRALSGFFMGAPGSLVYTYLGEFHAAKHRVKAICYVGFFWTLSWLILPGLAWIIIPLPISLRFNGMLYNSWRLFLAIIGIPSLMVTLIATRYPESPKFLVSQGKTDEALAILRKIYAINTGRNEDDYPVKVLLSDDTMNINNVNKTSFSASTVLMELLKNIWQQMRSLASPPLLKYALLCWTIYFANMCGYYGFGLWLPELFNRFESYQHLHPNRSVSVCKLIQESDLQATVTPASNISLNSTNVLINSTTETDCSSNMDEMVFINSLTINAFCLVGNIASGYLANRVGRRTIPVTTMLLAGMFGFAIYFVESSLQILMVSCMFSLTIVTANFVISSIVVDIFPTHVGAVAICMMTCFGRIGAIASNLAFGMLLDISCEVPIFLVGSIVIFGGLLALILPQKKS